A window of Theropithecus gelada isolate Dixy chromosome 14, Tgel_1.0, whole genome shotgun sequence contains these coding sequences:
- the LOC112606838 gene encoding uncharacterized protein LOC112606838 produces MPAANMMENRPLPALQVPEPQGAAEGSPVWSSSSTPTLRRRRFKMRRMKNVQEQSLEAGLARDLPGVLTPGKEFLQLPSIEITPSSDEDTPWSNCSTPSASPRRKRFLLRKWLRVRERKECSESSSSLRIFPAQS; encoded by the exons ATGCCGGCGGCCAACATGATGGAGAACCGGCCGCTGCCCGCCCTGCAGGTGCCGGAGCCGCAGGGCGCGGCTGAGGGCAGCCCGGTCTGGTCCAGTTCGTCGACCCCCACGCTTCGCCGCCGGCGCTTCAAGATGCGCCGCATGAAGAACGTACAGGAGCAGAGCCTGGAGGCGGGGCTGGCCCGGGACCTACCCGGCGTCTTGACCCCCGGCAAAGAGTTCCTGCAGCTGCCGTCCATCGAGATCACGCCCTCCAGCGACGAAGACACCCCGTGGTCCAACTGCTCCACACCCAGCGCGTCCCCGCGCCGAAAACGCTTCCTCCTCCGCAAGTGGCTGAGGGTGAGGGAGCGGAAGGAGTGCAGTGAAAGCAG CTCAAGTTTGCGGATTTTCCCTGCACAAAGTTGA